The following proteins are encoded in a genomic region of Microtus ochrogaster isolate Prairie Vole_2 chromosome 5, MicOch1.0, whole genome shotgun sequence:
- the Taf1d gene encoding TATA box-binding protein-associated factor RNA polymerase I subunit D, with the protein MAQSEGNSDCMTPDGADNTGNHSDDSSESLFKTQYIPLPTQKQKQRKPAVKCVISPANVETDSSSDSSIEPRPLTLKAIFERFKKKKRKKRKYKPKSRPRERPSGIKNTRNPRRSQIDVKQIKDKGAVLPFLESENGRKPLPWKKILTYEQAVARGFFHHIEKLKYEHHLKECLEQMHAGEDLEKEDFDSRRHKYMDDDGPLSPIDEPLTEDEEATSPESECDIKLVQNSCFIINSEFPKRNLEQKKTKKESAFSKKN; encoded by the exons ATGGCTCAGTCGGAAGGGAACTCTGACTGCATGACACCTGATGGAGCTGACAACACTGGAAACCACAG tGATGACTCATCTGAAAgcttatttaaaacacagtacaTTCCTTTACccacacaaaagcaaaagcaaagaaagcctgcTGTAAAATGTGTCATTTCACCTGCGAACGTTGAAACTGACTCTTCAAGTGACTCCTCTATAGAACCAAGGCCATtgactttaaaggccatttttgaaagatttaagaaaaagaaacggAAAAAGAGGAAATACAAGCCAAAGTCGAGACCAAGGGAAAGACCATCTGGAATAAAGAACACTAGAAACCCTAGGAGGTCACAAATAGATGTGAAACAAATTAAAGATAAAGGAGCTGTGCTTCCATTCTTAGAAtctgaaaatggaagaaaacccTTACCTTGGAAGAAAATTTTAACATATGAG CAAGCTGTTGCAAGAGGATTTTTTCACCACATTGAAAAACTCAAGTATGAGCACCATCTTAAGGAATGCTTGGAACAAATGCATGCTGGGGAAGATTTAGAAAAGGAAGACTTTGACAGCCGGAGACACAAGTACATGGATGATGATGGTCCTCTTTCTCCCATTGACGAGCCATT AACAGAAGACGAGGAGGCAACAAGTCCTGAGTCTGAATGCGATATCAAATTGGTT cAAAATAGTTGCTTCATAATAAACTCAGAATTTCCAAAGAGAAATTTAGAACAaaagaagaccaagaaagaaTCTGCATTCTCTAAAAAAAACTAA